One Cupriavidus taiwanensis DNA window includes the following coding sequences:
- a CDS encoding (R)-mandelonitrile lyase: MHALKTIALCATVMPCAIACAAGGQAGSATAAPTQQIARAGSQPSIAGPADYFTGRARIDPVWPADPHINASGGLVTFEPGARSAWHTHPAGQRLVVISGVGLTQEWGKPVQEIRPGDVVWCPPGVKHWHGAAPTTAMTHLAVTGTVEGTNVTWMEKVTDAQYNAR; this comes from the coding sequence ATGCACGCTCTCAAGACAATCGCCTTGTGCGCCACAGTCATGCCGTGCGCGATCGCCTGCGCGGCAGGTGGGCAGGCGGGTTCGGCGACGGCCGCACCCACCCAGCAGATCGCACGCGCCGGCAGCCAGCCCTCGATAGCCGGCCCTGCCGACTACTTTACCGGCCGGGCCCGGATCGATCCGGTGTGGCCGGCCGACCCGCATATCAACGCCTCCGGCGGGTTGGTGACGTTCGAGCCCGGCGCGCGCTCGGCCTGGCACACACACCCGGCCGGGCAGCGGCTGGTAGTGATATCGGGCGTGGGGCTCACGCAGGAATGGGGCAAGCCCGTGCAGGAAATCCGCCCCGGCGATGTGGTCTGGTGTCCCCCCGGCGTCAAACACTGGCACGGCGCGGCGCCCACGACCGCGATGACTCACCTTGCCGTCACCGGCACCGTGGAGGGGACGAACGTCACCTGGATGGAGAAGGTCACCGATGCGCAATACAACGCCCGCTAG
- a CDS encoding MaoC family dehydratase, which translates to MTTIDPAIAGAPAVPADPVVARLKAEATLRSRGNRYEDFEPGRRFAHHWGRTVTAADNTMFSVLTLHYNPQYTNADAARANGHPGVPVNPLLLFNTVFGLSVEDLSEGGGPFLGVDELAYLRPVYPGETLYASSVVVSRRPASNRPGYGIVTWHTRGANQQGDAVIEFKRTNLVRMRG; encoded by the coding sequence ATGACAACCATCGACCCCGCCATCGCAGGCGCACCCGCGGTCCCTGCCGACCCCGTGGTCGCCCGCCTGAAAGCCGAGGCCACGCTGCGCAGCCGCGGCAACCGTTATGAGGATTTCGAGCCCGGCCGGCGCTTCGCCCATCACTGGGGCCGCACCGTTACCGCAGCGGACAACACCATGTTCTCGGTGCTGACGCTGCACTACAACCCGCAATACACCAATGCCGACGCGGCCCGGGCCAACGGCCACCCCGGCGTGCCGGTCAATCCGCTGCTGTTGTTCAACACCGTGTTCGGCCTGTCGGTCGAAGACCTGTCCGAGGGCGGTGGTCCGTTTCTGGGCGTCGACGAGCTGGCCTATCTGCGGCCGGTGTATCCCGGCGAGACGCTCTATGCCAGCTCCGTCGTGGTGTCGCGCAGGCCGGCCAGCAACCGGCCCGGCTACGGCATCGTGACGTGGCACACGCGTGGCGCCAACCAGCAGGGCGATGCCGTGATCGAATTCAAGCGTACCAATCTGGTCAGGATGAGGGGATAA
- a CDS encoding acyl-CoA dehydrogenase family protein, whose protein sequence is MTEARCMIRDAAREFTMKEVLPVANALDGPDAEIPMSLRDKMAEMGYFGITIPEEYGGLGLGIFEYCLICEQLSRGWMSVASIVARAQGGWIMKSMPEDMRREYLPRVVRGDFLNASALSEPDTGSDLASISCRAVLEGDEWVLTGNKYWCTFADGADYLIVFARTSAPPSPDKRWEGISCFMIEKQRGAFPPGMTGSPIPKIGYFGWKTFELALDGVRVPKRNLMGPEGKAFLLMAKGLEGARAHTAARAIGLAQGALEDATAYALERRQFGMPIAEYQAIRFKIATMATEIEAARQLLYFVCNEIDSGRRCDKEASMVKYFASEMAERVTSSALQIFGGAGYTKLFAVERYWRDARLTKIFEGTSEIQQRIIANSLLGKSEVEGMIASRAFGGQVRQSKEAA, encoded by the coding sequence ATGACGGAAGCGCGTTGCATGATCCGCGATGCGGCGCGCGAGTTCACGATGAAGGAGGTGCTGCCGGTGGCCAACGCGCTGGACGGCCCGGATGCGGAGATCCCGATGTCGCTGCGCGACAAGATGGCCGAGATGGGCTACTTCGGCATCACCATCCCGGAGGAATATGGCGGCCTGGGCCTTGGCATCTTCGAGTACTGCCTGATCTGCGAGCAGCTGTCGCGCGGCTGGATGTCGGTGGCGTCGATCGTGGCGCGCGCGCAGGGCGGCTGGATCATGAAGTCGATGCCGGAAGACATGCGGCGCGAATACCTGCCGCGCGTGGTGCGTGGCGACTTCCTCAACGCCAGCGCGCTGTCCGAGCCGGATACCGGTTCCGACCTGGCGTCGATCTCGTGCCGCGCGGTGCTGGAGGGCGACGAGTGGGTGCTGACCGGCAACAAGTACTGGTGCACCTTTGCCGACGGCGCCGACTACCTGATCGTGTTCGCGCGGACCTCGGCGCCGCCGTCGCCCGACAAGCGCTGGGAAGGCATTTCCTGCTTCATGATCGAGAAACAGCGCGGCGCCTTCCCGCCCGGCATGACCGGCTCGCCGATCCCGAAGATCGGGTACTTCGGCTGGAAGACCTTCGAGCTTGCGCTCGACGGCGTGCGCGTGCCCAAGCGCAACCTGATGGGGCCGGAAGGCAAGGCCTTCCTGCTGATGGCCAAGGGGCTGGAGGGCGCCCGCGCGCATACCGCGGCGCGGGCGATCGGCCTGGCGCAGGGCGCGCTGGAAGACGCGACGGCCTACGCGCTGGAGCGGCGCCAGTTCGGCATGCCGATCGCCGAGTACCAGGCGATCCGCTTCAAGATCGCCACCATGGCGACCGAGATCGAGGCCGCGCGCCAGCTGCTCTACTTCGTCTGCAACGAGATCGACAGCGGGCGCCGCTGCGACAAGGAGGCGTCGATGGTGAAGTACTTCGCCTCGGAGATGGCCGAGCGCGTGACCTCGTCGGCGCTGCAGATTTTCGGCGGGGCGGGCTATACCAAGCTGTTCGCGGTGGAGCGCTACTGGCGCGATGCGCGCCTCACCAAGATCTTCGAGGGCACTTCCGAGATCCAGCAACGCATCATCGCCAACAGCCTGCTCGGCAAGTCCGAAGTCGAGGGCATGATCGCCAGCCGCGCCTTCGGCGGCCAGGTCCGGCAGTCGAAGGAGGCAGCATGA
- a CDS encoding cyclophilin-like fold protein encodes MQIRLTVNGQSATATLYDNATARDFAALLPLSLTMEDYAAIERVSSLPRKLSTQGAPDGMAPVAGELTHYAPWGNLALFIKGRSYARGLLPLGKVDEGLPLLAQAGPYQVRIERVEP; translated from the coding sequence ATGCAGATTCGGCTGACCGTCAACGGCCAAAGCGCCACGGCAACGCTGTACGACAACGCCACCGCGCGCGATTTCGCCGCACTGCTGCCGCTATCGCTGACGATGGAGGACTACGCCGCCATCGAGCGCGTGTCCAGCTTGCCGCGCAAGCTGTCCACGCAGGGTGCACCGGATGGCATGGCACCCGTGGCCGGCGAACTGACGCATTACGCGCCGTGGGGCAACCTGGCGCTTTTCATCAAGGGCCGGTCCTATGCGCGCGGCCTGCTGCCGCTCGGCAAGGTCGACGAAGGCCTGCCCTTGCTGGCGCAAGCGGGCCCGTACCAGGTGCGGATCGAGCGGGTCGAACCCTGA
- a CDS encoding Bug family tripartite tricarboxylate transporter substrate binding protein: MRSIAGSGKDLPADAVDLRRRQMLGAAAGAAALPWLLPRHALASDWPSRPIRIIAAQAPGSSNDSTARAFAEFFSARLKVPVLVENKPGGIGMIAAEAVARARPDGYTLLCTLHSQLAQAPVLLKKPPIDPSRDLTPVASISTGVGVMVANKGLPASTFKELLALAQKRPVSVGNYGIGSGWQLMVAQLKKLTGAQLDIINYKGTGAMIGDLLAGHIDIGAGSLLGMSGGLASGGLKPLLVISGPRSAKLPGVPTWTDEGISDPVFSNLAECNMLLGPAGLPAGIVAGLATLVRQSVTESEAVRNVREQLGSQDTPLTGEALQRFIGRTWPTYQAMTRTVGLKME, from the coding sequence ATGCGTTCCATTGCTGGTTCGGGCAAGGACTTGCCCGCGGATGCCGTCGACCTGCGGCGGCGCCAGATGCTGGGTGCGGCGGCCGGGGCCGCCGCGTTGCCGTGGCTGCTGCCACGCCATGCGCTGGCCAGCGACTGGCCGTCACGCCCCATCCGCATCATTGCCGCGCAGGCGCCGGGTTCGTCCAACGACAGCACCGCGCGGGCGTTTGCGGAGTTCTTTTCCGCCAGGCTGAAGGTGCCGGTGTTGGTCGAGAACAAGCCCGGCGGCATCGGCATGATCGCCGCCGAGGCGGTGGCCCGCGCCAGGCCCGACGGATACACGCTGCTCTGTACCTTGCACAGCCAGCTGGCGCAGGCGCCGGTGTTGCTGAAGAAGCCGCCCATCGATCCGTCGCGCGACCTCACGCCGGTGGCGTCGATCAGCACCGGCGTCGGCGTGATGGTGGCCAACAAGGGTCTGCCGGCCAGCACGTTCAAGGAGCTGCTCGCGCTGGCACAGAAGCGGCCCGTCAGCGTCGGCAACTACGGCATCGGCTCGGGCTGGCAACTGATGGTGGCCCAGCTGAAGAAGCTGACCGGGGCCCAGCTCGACATCATCAACTACAAGGGCACCGGTGCGATGATCGGCGACCTGCTGGCCGGGCATATCGATATCGGCGCCGGCTCGCTGCTCGGCATGTCAGGCGGACTGGCGTCCGGCGGCCTCAAGCCGCTGCTGGTGATCTCGGGGCCGCGCTCCGCCAAGCTGCCGGGCGTGCCGACCTGGACCGACGAGGGCATTTCCGATCCGGTCTTCAGCAACCTTGCCGAGTGCAACATGCTGCTGGGCCCCGCCGGCCTGCCGGCCGGCATCGTCGCCGGCCTCGCCACGCTGGTACGGCAGTCGGTCACCGAGTCGGAGGCCGTCAGGAACGTGCGCGAACAGCTTGGCAGCCAGGACACGCCCCTGACCGGCGAAGCGCTGCAGCGGTTCATCGGGCGCACCTGGCCAACCTACCAGGCCATGACCAGGACGGTGGGACTCAAGATGGAGTGA
- a CDS encoding carboxymuconolactone decarboxylase family protein, translating to MTSTPAAAPSPAETLTARQQAIAPIGALGAAGDIARLNGALNQGLDAGLTVNEAKEILVQLYAYAGFPRSLNALAELMKVVEARGQRGIDDAAGALPSRAAPKGDALLAAGTANQTRLSGAPVTGALFDFAPAIDEYLKTHLFGDIFERDNLDWQSRELATVGMLSALPGAESQLQAHMRISLNVGLTAGQLRQLARVLAERVDADSARRAGEALARHLARSSGAK from the coding sequence ATGACCAGCACACCAGCCGCCGCACCCAGCCCCGCTGAAACCCTGACCGCGCGCCAGCAGGCCATCGCACCGATTGGCGCGCTTGGTGCCGCAGGCGATATCGCCAGATTGAACGGCGCCTTGAACCAGGGGCTGGATGCCGGCCTGACGGTCAATGAAGCCAAGGAAATCCTGGTGCAGCTCTACGCTTATGCGGGATTTCCGCGCAGCCTCAATGCGCTGGCCGAATTGATGAAGGTGGTGGAGGCGCGCGGGCAGCGTGGCATCGACGACGCTGCAGGCGCGTTGCCCAGCCGTGCCGCGCCGAAGGGCGACGCGCTGCTGGCGGCGGGGACGGCCAACCAGACCCGCTTGTCCGGCGCGCCGGTGACTGGCGCGCTGTTTGATTTCGCGCCGGCCATCGATGAATACCTGAAGACCCACTTGTTCGGCGATATCTTCGAGCGCGACAACCTGGACTGGCAAAGCCGTGAGCTGGCCACGGTCGGCATGCTGTCGGCACTCCCTGGAGCCGAGTCGCAATTGCAGGCGCATATGCGTATCAGCCTGAACGTCGGACTCACGGCCGGCCAGCTGCGGCAGCTTGCCCGGGTACTGGCCGAACGCGTGGATGCCGACAGCGCGCGCAGGGCAGGCGAGGCCCTGGCACGGCATCTGGCCCGTTCCTCCGGGGCGAAATAG
- a CDS encoding MaoC family dehydratase, with protein MKLCELTSPDGYFEHFEPGMLIRHARGKTVTEMDNVMLTNMVMNTAEGHFNEDAMRRAAGGIFAQRVVFGGINLSMVLGLAAQDTAEHCLQELGLDKIRLSHPVFHGDTLYAYTEVLGKEDGDREDAGIVRFRHYGVNQDDKLCVQAERTVLIQRKSHWGGR; from the coding sequence ATGAAGCTCTGCGAACTGACCAGCCCGGATGGATACTTCGAGCACTTCGAGCCCGGCATGCTGATCCGCCATGCGCGCGGCAAGACCGTCACCGAGATGGACAACGTCATGCTGACCAACATGGTCATGAACACGGCCGAAGGGCACTTCAACGAAGATGCCATGCGGCGTGCCGCCGGCGGCATCTTCGCGCAGCGCGTGGTCTTCGGTGGCATCAACCTGTCGATGGTGCTCGGGCTCGCGGCGCAGGACACCGCCGAGCACTGCCTGCAGGAGCTGGGGCTCGACAAGATCCGGCTGTCGCATCCGGTCTTCCACGGCGACACGCTCTATGCCTATACCGAAGTGCTGGGCAAGGAAGACGGCGACCGCGAAGATGCCGGCATCGTGCGTTTCCGCCACTACGGCGTGAACCAGGACGACAAGCTGTGCGTGCAGGCGGAGCGTACCGTTCTGATCCAGCGCAAGAGCCACTGGGGCGGGCGATGA
- a CDS encoding Bug family tripartite tricarboxylate transporter substrate binding protein encodes MRFGTVAAAAVLAASTVISPAAAQAQGYPAKPIRIVVGFPTGGAPDTLARIVSEKISPAWGQPVVVDNKPGAGGNIGAEAVAHAPADGHTLALGTVGTHSINGALYSKMPYDMVKDFTPVVLIASTPNVLVVNPGVPAKNVAELIALAKAKPGGLTFGTPGIGTSPHVAGEMFNAMAGVKITHVPYKGRAMAIPDLLGGHITMMFDNLPSALPVVREGKLRALGITSAKRSASAPDIPTLAEQGLPGFEADSWFAVFAPANTPKEVVVKLNAELNRIFTLPDVQAKLKTLGLDPVLGTPEKLAAYQRQEIAKWARVVKESGAKAE; translated from the coding sequence ATGCGTTTCGGTACCGTTGCCGCGGCGGCAGTGCTTGCCGCATCCACCGTGATCAGCCCCGCCGCCGCGCAGGCACAGGGCTATCCCGCCAAGCCCATCCGCATCGTGGTGGGCTTTCCCACTGGCGGCGCGCCCGACACGCTGGCGCGCATCGTCTCGGAGAAGATCTCGCCCGCCTGGGGCCAGCCCGTGGTGGTCGACAACAAGCCGGGCGCGGGCGGCAATATCGGCGCCGAGGCCGTGGCCCACGCGCCGGCCGACGGCCATACCCTGGCGCTCGGCACCGTCGGCACGCATTCGATCAACGGCGCGCTTTACAGCAAGATGCCGTACGACATGGTCAAGGACTTCACGCCGGTGGTCCTGATCGCCTCGACGCCCAACGTGCTGGTGGTCAATCCCGGCGTGCCGGCGAAGAACGTGGCGGAGCTGATCGCGCTGGCCAAGGCCAAGCCGGGCGGCCTGACCTTCGGCACGCCGGGCATCGGCACCTCGCCGCATGTGGCGGGGGAGATGTTCAATGCGATGGCGGGCGTCAAGATCACGCACGTCCCATACAAGGGCCGCGCCATGGCCATCCCGGATTTGCTTGGCGGCCATATCACCATGATGTTCGACAACCTGCCGTCGGCGCTTCCGGTGGTGCGCGAGGGCAAGCTGCGCGCGCTGGGCATTACCAGCGCAAAGCGCTCGGCTTCGGCGCCGGATATCCCGACGCTGGCGGAGCAGGGCTTGCCGGGCTTCGAGGCGGATTCGTGGTTCGCGGTGTTCGCGCCGGCGAATACGCCGAAGGAGGTCGTTGTCAAACTGAATGCCGAGCTCAACCGCATTTTCACGCTGCCTGACGTGCAGGCGAAGCTGAAGACGCTGGGGCTGGACCCGGTGCTGGGCACGCCGGAAAAACTGGCGGCGTACCAGCGGCAGGAAATTGCGAAGTGGGCGCGGGTGGTGAAGGAGTCCGGGGCGAAGGCGGAGTAG
- a CDS encoding HpcH/HpaI aldolase/citrate lyase family protein, with the protein MQERTRRLRRCQLSVPGSSEKMMAKAAGMGVDFVFLDLEDAVAPSEKRPARRKIVEALNGLDWGRTTRCVRINDLTTEYAYEDIIEVVEGAGRNLDVIMLPKAMSAADVQFVDKLLSMMEKKLGLQHRIGIDVLIEEVEAMMNVEAIAASTPRLECLIFGMGDYSASQGVSMRDIGGGGGYPGDIWHYQRQRLTIAARAHRLDAVDGPFADFRSPDAFREEARRAMILGMVGKWAIHPSQVELAQDVFSPAAADVARARDMIRAYDEALSQGLGAVQYEGKMIDIASVRIVRNLVQRADLIGM; encoded by the coding sequence ATGCAGGAACGAACCAGGCGGCTGCGCCGCTGCCAGCTGTCCGTGCCGGGATCGAGCGAGAAGATGATGGCCAAGGCCGCGGGCATGGGCGTGGACTTCGTCTTCCTTGACCTGGAGGACGCGGTCGCGCCCAGCGAAAAGCGCCCGGCACGGCGCAAGATCGTCGAGGCCCTCAACGGGCTGGACTGGGGCCGCACCACGCGCTGCGTGCGCATCAACGACCTGACTACCGAATACGCCTACGAGGACATCATCGAAGTGGTGGAAGGCGCCGGCCGCAACCTCGATGTCATCATGCTGCCCAAGGCGATGTCGGCCGCGGACGTGCAGTTTGTCGACAAGCTGCTGTCGATGATGGAGAAGAAGCTCGGCCTGCAGCACCGCATCGGCATCGACGTGCTGATCGAAGAAGTGGAGGCGATGATGAACGTCGAGGCCATCGCCGCATCGACGCCGCGGCTGGAATGCCTGATCTTCGGCATGGGTGACTATTCGGCCAGCCAGGGCGTATCGATGCGCGACATCGGCGGGGGCGGCGGCTATCCGGGCGATATCTGGCACTACCAGCGCCAGCGGCTGACGATCGCCGCGCGTGCCCACCGGCTCGACGCGGTCGACGGCCCGTTCGCCGACTTCCGCAGCCCTGATGCGTTCCGCGAGGAAGCACGCCGCGCCATGATCCTCGGCATGGTCGGCAAGTGGGCCATCCACCCGTCGCAAGTGGAACTCGCGCAGGATGTCTTCTCGCCGGCCGCCGCCGACGTGGCGCGGGCGCGCGACATGATCCGCGCCTACGACGAAGCCCTATCGCAGGGGCTGGGCGCGGTCCAGTACGAGGGCAAGATGATCGACATTGCCTCGGTCCGCATCGTCAGGAACCTGGTGCAGCGCGCCGACCTGATCGGCATGTAG
- a CDS encoding CaiB/BaiF CoA transferase family protein has translation MSADGSAEGRTSGALHGMVVLDLTQMLAGPYCSMMLADQGARVIKIEPPGGDQTRRNGPHLDGALRIESGGFGGYFGSINRNKESLVLDLKQPAGRETLLRLVRGADVLVENYRAGVMERFGLGYERLAEENPRLVYAALRGFGDPRSGESPYAGWPAYDPVAQAMGGIMGITGPQRGGAPTKIGPGVGDIVPAMFLAYGIAAACWHAERTGRGQFVDVAMVDAVLAVCERMVFQYSASAQAPGPEGNGHPLLCPFGLFPASDGFISLGVPNDRFWRLLVERMGHPQWADDPRFATNELRVRHRAEVEQAVGAWTARHTKRALAEMLGGEVPFGPVFDAADIFDDPHFRIRAMLVDTEQPGAHKPLTIAGSPVRMSATPGGVRRRAPMTGEHTDRTLAGLGFDAREIAALRADGVVQ, from the coding sequence ATGAGCGCGGATGGTAGCGCTGAGGGGCGCACAAGCGGTGCTTTGCATGGCATGGTAGTGCTCGACCTGACCCAGATGCTTGCCGGCCCTTATTGCTCGATGATGCTCGCCGACCAGGGCGCGCGCGTGATCAAGATCGAGCCGCCCGGCGGCGACCAGACGCGGCGCAACGGCCCGCATCTCGACGGGGCCTTGCGGATCGAATCCGGCGGCTTTGGCGGCTACTTCGGCTCGATCAACCGCAACAAGGAATCGCTGGTGCTGGACCTGAAGCAGCCCGCCGGGCGCGAGACCCTGCTGCGGCTGGTGCGCGGCGCCGACGTGCTGGTCGAAAACTACCGCGCCGGCGTGATGGAGCGCTTCGGGCTGGGCTACGAACGGCTCGCCGAGGAAAACCCCCGGCTGGTCTACGCGGCGCTGCGCGGCTTCGGCGACCCGCGCAGCGGCGAAAGCCCCTACGCCGGTTGGCCCGCCTACGATCCGGTCGCGCAGGCCATGGGCGGCATCATGGGCATCACCGGTCCGCAGCGCGGCGGCGCGCCGACCAAGATCGGTCCCGGCGTCGGCGATATCGTGCCGGCCATGTTCCTGGCCTACGGCATCGCGGCGGCTTGCTGGCATGCCGAACGCACCGGCCGCGGGCAGTTCGTCGACGTGGCCATGGTCGACGCCGTGCTGGCCGTATGCGAGCGCATGGTGTTCCAGTACAGCGCCTCGGCGCAGGCACCCGGACCCGAGGGCAATGGCCATCCGCTGCTGTGCCCGTTCGGCCTGTTCCCCGCCAGCGATGGCTTTATCAGCCTGGGGGTGCCGAACGACCGCTTCTGGCGCTTGCTGGTGGAGCGCATGGGCCATCCGCAATGGGCCGACGACCCGCGCTTTGCCACCAACGAACTGCGCGTGCGGCACCGCGCCGAGGTGGAGCAAGCAGTCGGCGCCTGGACCGCACGCCACACCAAGCGCGCGCTGGCCGAGATGCTGGGCGGCGAGGTGCCGTTCGGCCCCGTGTTCGACGCCGCCGACATTTTCGACGATCCGCATTTCCGCATCCGCGCGATGCTGGTCGACACCGAGCAGCCCGGTGCGCACAAGCCCCTGACCATTGCCGGCAGTCCGGTGCGGATGAGCGCCACCCCTGGCGGTGTACGGCGCCGGGCGCCGATGACCGGTGAACACACCGACCGGACCCTGGCCGGCCTCGGCTTCGATGCGCGCGAGATTGCCGCGCTGCGCGCGGACGGCGTGGTGCAGTAG
- a CDS encoding SDR family oxidoreductase: MEVRNKTVVVTGAATGIGRALALAFAQAGARGVAVADLNAAGAAAVAAEVQAAAPACQVFAQPVDVADAAAVQGLADLATQRFGQVDIFCSNAGIILRKGLDASADEWQRIWEINVMAHIHAARAVLPQMLERGDGYFVNTVSAAGLLSQIGSAPYAVTKHAAIGFAEWLSITYGERGIKVSCICPQGVQTNMLFGENGERKGFLQEGSVTAEHVAAVTLEGVADERFLILPHPEVLEYYRRKGQDYDRWLRGMRRLHDKVMQEFGGIAV, encoded by the coding sequence ATGGAAGTTCGCAACAAGACCGTCGTGGTGACCGGCGCGGCCACCGGCATCGGCCGCGCGCTGGCACTGGCCTTTGCGCAGGCGGGCGCGCGCGGCGTGGCCGTGGCTGACCTGAACGCGGCCGGCGCCGCCGCGGTGGCCGCCGAGGTCCAGGCCGCCGCGCCCGCCTGCCAGGTGTTTGCGCAGCCGGTCGACGTGGCCGACGCGGCCGCGGTGCAGGGGCTGGCCGACCTGGCGACGCAGCGCTTCGGCCAGGTCGATATCTTCTGCTCCAACGCCGGCATCATCCTGCGCAAGGGACTGGACGCCAGCGCCGACGAGTGGCAGCGCATCTGGGAAATCAACGTGATGGCGCATATCCACGCGGCGCGCGCGGTGCTGCCGCAGATGCTGGAGCGCGGCGACGGCTACTTCGTCAACACGGTGTCGGCGGCGGGCTTGCTGTCGCAGATCGGCTCGGCGCCTTATGCGGTGACCAAGCACGCGGCCATCGGCTTTGCCGAGTGGCTGTCGATTACCTATGGCGAGCGCGGCATCAAGGTCAGCTGCATCTGCCCGCAGGGCGTGCAGACCAATATGCTGTTCGGCGAGAACGGCGAGCGCAAGGGCTTCCTGCAGGAAGGCTCGGTCACCGCCGAGCATGTCGCCGCGGTGACGCTGGAAGGCGTGGCCGACGAGCGCTTCCTGATCTTGCCGCACCCCGAAGTGCTTGAGTACTATCGCCGCAAGGGCCAGGACTATGACCGCTGGCTGCGCGGCATGCGCCGCCTGCATGACAAGGTGATGCAGGAGTTCGGCGGCATCGCGGTCTGA
- a CDS encoding IclR family transcriptional regulator, protein MKRTTTIPTPPPDAAHILVPADVPAGNGSADDRNFVTALARGMELLRAFGPQDDYLGNAELSRRTGIPRPTVSRLTYTLATLGYLTYIEATEKYRLGQGAMVLGHRYVGGAGIREIAQPLMQSLAFATDCTVALAMPDRHAMVYLESCQPRGALVIRLAPGARLPMATSAIGRAWLAGLDADHREAALAELARHYGARWPAVRAGVDRALRDHARRGFCVAHAEWDRTVSGAAAPLRLAGSSEVLALNIGGAAARLSPEILEANLGPRVRELAQTLQARLWQPGGARATARFASAQPEPDPGPANAA, encoded by the coding sequence ATGAAACGCACCACCACCATTCCCACGCCGCCGCCCGATGCCGCACATATCCTGGTGCCGGCCGACGTGCCCGCGGGCAATGGAAGTGCCGATGACCGCAATTTCGTCACGGCACTGGCGCGCGGCATGGAGCTGTTGCGCGCGTTCGGGCCCCAGGACGATTACCTGGGCAATGCCGAGCTGTCGCGGCGCACGGGCATTCCGCGGCCCACGGTGTCGCGGCTGACCTATACGCTGGCCACGCTGGGCTACCTGACCTATATCGAGGCGACCGAGAAGTACCGGCTGGGGCAGGGCGCGATGGTGCTGGGGCACCGCTATGTCGGCGGCGCCGGCATCCGCGAGATCGCGCAGCCGCTGATGCAGTCGCTGGCGTTCGCGACGGACTGCACGGTGGCGCTGGCGATGCCGGACCGCCATGCCATGGTCTACCTGGAAAGCTGCCAGCCGCGCGGTGCGCTGGTGATCCGGCTGGCGCCCGGGGCGCGGCTGCCGATGGCGACCTCGGCGATCGGGCGGGCGTGGCTGGCGGGACTCGATGCCGATCACCGCGAGGCCGCGCTGGCGGAGCTGGCGCGCCACTACGGCGCGCGCTGGCCGGCGGTGCGCGCTGGCGTGGACCGTGCGCTGCGCGACCATGCCCGGCGCGGCTTCTGCGTGGCGCATGCGGAATGGGACCGCACCGTCAGCGGCGCCGCCGCGCCGCTGCGGCTGGCGGGCAGCAGCGAGGTGCTGGCGCTGAATATCGGCGGCGCCGCGGCGCGGCTGTCGCCGGAAATCCTGGAAGCCAACCTGGGTCCGCGCGTGCGCGAGCTGGCGCAGACCCTGCAGGCGCGGCTGTGGCAGCCTGGCGGCGCGCGTGCGACGGCACGCTTTGCCTCCGCGCAGCCTGAACCTGACCCGGGTCCGGCGAACGCGGCGTAA